A genomic region of Bombus fervidus isolate BK054 chromosome 17, iyBomFerv1, whole genome shotgun sequence contains the following coding sequences:
- the Mei-w68 gene encoding meiotic W68 has product MSKMSRNVKMGFRITDSQPQDTEEKKIDIPVVDNAESRKQLVARIENITSSIIQQICSGRLPQISYSSARNYATVDTHTAKDNDPESEFHEEPDQNSEEIKGNETRTVINFATKRGKDKLALTMTVMAAAHRLLIINSTITRRSLYYELKNDKTLNLVPEQSYLDQTVNHVANLLNCSPWELNLLPTSKGLVAGELTFALTDNRIIDCTVPGGALIPHNISEVISVRTRAKMVLIVEKDAVFQKLLEDDCTSSLSCILVTGKGYPDVTTRMLVKLLSEKLELPVYIIVDADPFGVDIMCVYRFGSAALSRERKCLACSKVRWLGIHPSELLALGVNTVPLTEFDFSRLMALEGRPYMTNAFRKELEIMRAGKAEIENVYSSSGRFLAATYLPCKIKGNDYI; this is encoded by the exons ATGTCAAAAATGAGTAGAAACGTGAAAATGGGATTCAGAATTACCGACAGTCAACCGCAAGAcacggaggaaaagaaaatcgatATACCCGTGGTAGATAATGCAGAATCGAG gAAGCAGTTAGTAGCCCGTATCGAGAACATTACTTCATCTATAATCCAACAGATATGTTCGGGTCGATTACCACAAATTTCATACTCATCGGCACGGAATTATGCTACAGTAGACACGCATACTGCCAAAGACAATGATCCCGAGTCGGAATTTCACGAAGAACCTGATCAGAATTCCGAAGAAATCAAAGGAAATGAAACAAGAACGGTGATCAACTTTGCTACTAAAAGAGGCAAAGACAAGTTGGCTTTAACGATGACCGTGATGGCTGCCGCGCATCGTTTGCTAATTATAAACTCGACCATTACAAGACGATCTCTTTATTACGAGCTGAAAAACGATAAAACGTTGAATTTAGTTCCAGAACAGAGTTATCTGGATCAGACTGTGAATCATGTGGCTAATTTACTAAACTGCTCGCCATGGGAGCTCA aTTTGTTGCCAACATCAAAGGGATTAGTAGCTGGTGAATTGACGTTCGCTCTAACTGACAATCGTATTATCGATTGCACGGTGCCCGGGGGTGCCCTTATTCCGCACAATATATCTGAGGTAATTTCCGTTCGCACCAGGGCGAAAATGGTGTTGATTGTCGAGAAAGATGCTGTCTTTCAAAAATTGTTAGAGGATGATTGTACCTCTTCGTTGAGCTGCATTCTGGTCACGGGAAAAGGGTATCCGGACGTGACTACAAGAATGCTGGTTAAACTGCTGTCCGAGAAATTGGAACTTCCGGTTTATATAATCGTGGATGCAGACCCTTTCGGTGTGGACATCATGTGTGTTTATCG TTTTGGCTCGGCTGCGTTATCCAGAGAGAGGAAATGCTTGGCCTGTTCGAAGGTACGCTGGCTGGGAATACATCCATCGGAATTGCTCGCTCTGGGAGTGAATACCGTTCCCCTCACGGAATTCGATTTCTCGAGACTGATGGCTCTCGAAGGCAGGCCTTATATGACCAACGCGTTTAGGAAAGAACTTGAAATTATGCGAGCTGGTAAAGCGGAGATAGAGAATGTGTATTCGTCCTCGGGAAGATTTCTAGCAGCCACCTATTTACCTTGCAAGATCAAAGGCAAcgattatatttaa